The window AAGGCTTTTACTGTATTGTCTTTTATATTAAGATACGTATATACACAATGTATAAATGTTTGAAAAGACTCCACAAATGTAAAATCAAGTCCAGTATATAGTGTGCCATCTAAAGCTGGGGTGCTTCAACCCCACACAGGCAAGTCTTCACAGAAGACAAAGGAGACAACGCACCCTAAAGTCTTGGCAGAACCAGTGCTAGACcccaaaacaaagataaaaaaggGTTTCATTTCATATCTGTCCAGTTTGAACAATCATGTCTCTTTGGCACACCAGCCTAGGAACTTTGAAGCATAACATACAGCTGTCTGACAAAATCACTTTCCTcagacacaatgacaaaaagagataaaagaccTCAGGAGTCCAACAACGATACAGGATTGTAGAAGGTATCTGCACTTTTTTAAATgactctttcctcttttctgtctctgtctcttttactGTCTCTCCTCATTTAGTCTGCAGCAGCTGCATCTCGGCCAGACAGCATTGGCCCTCCAGTAACCACGCTCGGCAGCTGTCGCCTCAAACCAGCTGTATCAATAACGTCAAGAGCCCGGTCGTACAGCAGACGAcggaaaaaagagaaacttttTGCAGCTTTTCCAATAGGAGGCCCACAAAACCTACAGCAAGGAGAGGGTGGTGACAGCCGACCTCACGTGGACTCGAGGGGGTCCAGCTGGAAGACATTGTGGTTGGTTGGGGTAGTGAAGTAGAGCTGCTGGCTCGGTGCTGCCATGCGGTTGTCGCATGGGCTCTTCAGGCCCAGCGTGCGCTCAAAGTCCAGGAGCTGGCCCATGAAGTTGAAGTTGGGTGAGATGTTGGACTTTTTCATCTTGACGATGTCGTAGGCGTCGTTCATGGACAGGTTGAGCTTCTGCATCAGGTAGGCCACTGTCACAGTCACTGAGCGGCTGATGCCAGCCAGGCAGTGGACCAGGACGCCACACTTCTGGCCTCGAGCTTCATCTAATAGAAGGAGAAAAGGGTAGAAATGTTTAAGATCACTTCCAGAAATATGCAACAGATTTAAAGCAACTATGGCTGTGTTTTATGGCTGTGCTTTTTTCATTCAAGATTAAAAGTAGATTATTTTacaactaaatgattaattgtttagtccataaaatgtcataaaagtCCAAAGTGatattgttttttgtctgaccaacagtccacaaccctcAAAAATTCAatatacaatgatataaaacagagaaaaacagcaaatcctcacatctgagaagttCAACGGAGTAAGTTTCTGGCATTTTGGTCtctgttaatcaactaatccCTTTTTTCAAAGGCATTTACACATTTGGACACACTAGTGCTTCTACAAATGAGGAAAAGTGCATCCCCTTGCTACATAGACAGTACAAAACTTGTGATAAACATCTGTGACATTTAAGTCAAGCTGTGTTGGAAGTTGGAGCAGGTCCAGCGAGGGAGAGCAGCGGAAGTTATTATCCTGACTATCTCTCAGGCGTGTCAGTCAACAAACAGGGGCTGCGGTGGTAGCGCACATAAACAGAGCCGACATTCTTTAGTTTTTGGCCTAGAGTAGCCGGCTGGGAAATTGACTATTACGGTCTATTAAACCATTCTTCCGCTCGCCAGGGTTACTCCGACAATGGTGCCATTTGGGCGTGTAAACGTAGGAGTCATGAGGGCACCCTGTCAAGGCGAACAGGATGTCAACAGGGCCTGTAAATGGCTCCTTTTGTAATGTGGAGGGAGGaaagaaggggagggggggcaatGCCATGTCCTAGATTACTTTCAATGCCACTTCCTTCCTGCGCTCAAATTACCGCCCTCCCTTCGTTCACTCTCCCCATTCTCCTGTTTCAACGTCGCCCTTTGTGCTGCAATTACACAAGCGCCGGGACAAGAGATAGGCCAGGATGTCTTCCATTGAAGTCAAATCATTTGTACACAGTGCATTTCAGCCTGTGCGCCATTAGAGGCAGACTTGTATTCCTGTGCCTCAACACAATGGCCTTAATCTGCCCACTCTATGTGTCCCTGCCTGATTGACTGATAAGACCACAGCCAGGGACACCTCATCTAATCTCAATTGCACAATAAGAACTTAAGAACTTCCTGTCAGTGATAAGACATATCACATTAATAAGATTATGTCCCCAACTCTCTGGTTGTGCCCCTTCTCTTTGTCTATATATTCAAAACAATACCATATGGTCATCAAGTGAGGAATAGTGATTGGTGCTGATGTGATTAGTCAAATAATAGATTGACAAGCTGGTTCCTGCTGCAAAATGATATCTGAGGGTTTGGAACTGTTGGTCAGTCAAAAAAAGTAATCTGAAAACGTCACCTTGtgaattttcacaattttataatatttcataaacaaaaaatgaaccatttattcaagaaaataatgattagttgctGTTCTAAGTGAATAAGCATGTAAATAACCCAACAAGCCAGGGGCCTGCGGTAACAGTTTGCAGCAAGAGCTGCAGTGTGTTTGCAGTTCTGCAGGATTACTTACCGATGAAGCTGATGGCCTCGGGGAAGAACTGAGACAGATTCTGGCTCCAGTGATCCGAGATGGGGATCTGCTTGTATTTAAACTCCCCTGCGTTCTCAAAGAGGTTGGGCAGGTTAGGAGTCACGTTGAGGATGTACTTGATGCCGTACTCCTCCAGCACGTCCAGGTTGGTGGAGTCCTTGGCGCAGCCCAGGTAGAGGTGCGGCAGGATCTCCACCGGGAAGGAGGGCTGCGGGTTGGACAGCGGGCTCCCGTCTGAGTCCGTGGCGCTGCTCGGGTCCCGGTCTATGTCTGACTCGATATCCGATGAGTCGGAGCTGATCCGGAGCCCGCCGAGGCCCAACACCTGGGCGGTGGGGGAACTGCTGTTGGAGGAGCCGTCCAGGTTGGTGTCGCACAGAGCCGGGTGCTCGGCCTGGAATTTACTGAAGCCACCTGGAAAATAGAACATAAGTCCAAATAAATACACATGCCACTATATGATGCATTTGTGCTACATCACAGAAATATTCATCTTAACTTGTAATTCGGGTTCATTTCACAGCgcaattatatttttctttcctgAAAATTCCTGCAAATAGATTCAGTTCAGGCTACTTTGATTTCAGTTTAACATCCTTATGTTTATCAGTGCAATAAAGTAGCTAAATAGAACCATTCaggaaaaaataatcacatttttaaaagctgtaAACATGTGAAGATAGGCTACACTTCGACTGATCACAACTTAAGATTTCACATTAAGTATGCCTACCAGCAAAAGCGCCCCCTCCTCTGCGCAAAAATCTGCGGGCATGAATGAACAGCAGCGGCCGCGGGGCCCAACAATGCGAATGAACCGTACTCACCCTCCAGATAATAGGCCCTGTAGCCTTCGTCCTTCATCCTCCTCAGCAGTAAACCCAACACAGAGCCACCGTCCACGTTCTCGTTCCACTCCCGGCTGTACTCGTCGTACAGCACGATGGTGTCCGTCTTGCAACGCCGCACGAATCTCTCCCGGTCCTCGCCGTCGGAGAGCAGCGACCGCACGGGCAGGTTGCCCTTCTTGAGTCGGCGGAGCATGAGGCTCGGTATGGCCACGTTGATGGCCGTCTCGACATGCGACGACTCGTAGAGCTCCTGGGCCCGGCAGTCCATCACCAGCAGGCCGTCCCTGCGCGTCTCCAGCTGTTCCCGGAGCCAGCCCACCGTCTTGCTGATCGCCATGACCGAGTCGAGCTGGACGACGGGCTTGAGCTTGTCAAGCATTTATAAGCAGGagttaaaaatgatttgaaaaagCGAGGTTTGCTGTGCTGGAGACTTTCTGGCTGCAGCAACCAAAAAATCTGTCtgggatttctttttttctcggTCCGTTCAGCTGCTTGGAGGGCCCTCAGCAACACGGGCGACTGGAGGCGATTTTGgtgcaaaaaattaaaaaattttaaaaaagtgaaaatgcaaAATCAGACAAATAAATTCTCGCTCCAAGTGTTCTTTAATGTCCCATAATCTTTGGGACGAGACGGATCAATCAAAACGCGGGTCTCCTTCACAAATTTCCCGACTGCAGGTTGCCTACACTGGCGCTCATTCATGCATCTGGCCGGAGAGAGCCCGTGTTATTtatcaatgagtcacaccggCCCTGACGCTTCCTCTGCTCTTATATAACTCCACGGCTCCAAGCGCAAAAAGCTTTTCCACCTCACCTAGTTTCCCTTTGGAGATCCAGAGTAAAAAATAAAGGCAGGGTGGTGGTGCAAGGATCTGTGGATGTGAACCATGCGGGTTATGTCCGTCTGTTACTGCTTGCGGATGCCGCCTGCTCCCCTTCTGTCTGCGGTATGAATCGACGCTCTGCAGGCTCTCTGGCTTGATGCGCTCTCTGCGGCGCCAGGCTGCTGAATGGCTACAAACAGGAGGCGTTTCATTGGATACATTATGTCGGCCGGCCAATCGGAGGAGCCCCAGCGGCGGTCGCCTTGGAAACGGGGGCCGGATGGAGCGGCCTGTGTTGATGAATTGTTAATGAGTTTGTCATTCACAAAAACGGAGAGGAATTTCCGCTCCGGATCAAGTGAgtgcaaacaaacagaagaactGCAGGgagaaggaagggagggagggagggggggagggagagtGGAAGAccgagaaagagagaaaagagtatCAAATAAGTGTGCGAGGTATTGTAATAATAGGGGCCTATAACaatgtgttttacattattcagtttgtttgaaGTTTCAGAAAGTTGAAGATCTTTTGGTGACACTGTGACGCGTTAAAGCGCACTAAAGGCACAGTTCGACTGTTGTTACAGTAATATAACAttagataataaaacaaattaaacatcaaGTTGTTAAATAAAACTACAAGTTTTCATTCAAATGTCTTATTAGCAATGTTTAACGTATCATTTTTAAACGAATCACACAATATTCACAGTATAGTCCCAATATGAAATAGATTTGAATATAAACTTTGTGCAATGAAACGTGTGACTCATTTCtcactagaaaaaaaaaaacaatacacagaGTAAACTGCAAGATTTTTAAGACATTTGAAAGCTCTGTTCAGCTGcactaacttttttttctctctctccacctgcaGACACCCTGCTGATGATCTTTTCTCTGGCTTCCTTCCAccgaggtcagaggtcagacaaACAACAACTGGTGCAGGATCAGTGCCTTGCTCAGTGACACTTTAACAGGAAACTGCTTCTTTAAATAAAAGACGGTCCCTCAATAGGACTCTGACCTCATTAAAATTGATAAATTTAAATGAGTAAACCTTTTATCTCTGGGTTTCATTAATGGTCCGAGATCAAACAAATTACCTCATTGAACGTTTTATACCGACCAAAGCACACTATCTTATCATTTGTCCCCtataacttcctgttgtcaTGAGATACTAGATTGCATAATGTATTAtactaaacaacaacaacatgaagtAACGGATCAAGTGCATCTTCAACTTTCTATTAAGCGTCACTGACTGATTACAGACCACCACGTCCATCCGAGTGCAGACTTTAAAGCGTGTCTGTGCAGCTTTCTTAATCGAAAGAAGCTGAAATAAACACGGTGAAATAACACTGCTCTGTAGCATCGAGCAACAGCACAACAGCACTGGAGCTATTTTTGTCCGTGTGGCCTTCACTGGACTGAAGATTCTCGTTTGTGTAGGTGGTTGTCTATCAACATGTCAccttgtctttttctcttcagcTCTTTCTCGCGGTGACTCACTAGACTAACCAGAATCACTTTGATATTCCTGTAATGCTGCAGCATGTGTTGCTgtagcaaacaaaaaaatcattggcctatattttccattttgaaTATAGGCTATAATATTTtagacatgcaaacacaaatcTTTATTACTTAAGTGTTCGCTCCGAGATCATTTCACATCAATCAGCCAGATTTCCGGCATCTCAACGTCCTTCACGCCCTTTTAACGCGGACAGACACGAAGCCCGGGTCCATACAGGAGTCATCAGGGCCGCTGATTGTTTCCCATCGACCTGTTAATGGCCTCCGCACCCAAAGCTTAACGCATTTGAGCAGTAAACAAAAGGAGTATTTCTACCGGTTGTGTTTTTAACACCAATCCGCGCCTCGCAGCCGACTGTAAACGCAACACAAAGACTTTTAATTGATGACCTGTTGATTTGATATCACTTGTCCAGACTAAGGAAGTCTAATTAGCTGCAGATTATAAGTACAAAGCACATTTCATGACATTAAAGGACATGAAACCACAGTGATCCTGCTGTGGAAGTTGGAGATATCTCAGGAGTTAATGACACATAATATGCAATGTAATAAACTcatacaaacatatttttaatatgagtttgttatttgttttgcaAGCAAAATGTAAATCTGCAATGTAGTATTGCGACCAAGTGAAATCTGAATAGGCCCACATAACTCTGAGAGGTGAGGATGAAAGtagaaaatggcagaaaatgaaaatagtaaagtaaatattGCTGATTTAAATTTATAATTAAGACCTTGTAAATAACACCTACATCTGGTTTAATATTCTACCGAAACTTGAAGTGTATGTTGGAATATTGCCGTGAGAATCACATAAGAAAAAGATGAgacagtactgtacataatGCTACAAATTATATAGCTTATTCTATATAAATTACCATATCAATTATCATCATAGCAAaattatgaatataaagtaCAGATATTTTTTAAGGAGGCAGGTTGGTGAATTAAAACATCTACATCACAAGTACAAACATAAGATGATTTTCGGTATCAGATGTCTTAAGGAGTCAGTTCTTTATAGTCAGAGTGAGACATTAGCTCATACACTGACCAAACAGTGGATCGTGTACCCTACGCTGacattaatgtttaatttcttaCAATCATCCCTGTCACAATGATCTCCTTCACTCAGGTGACAGAGTGtggatttcttttaaaaacctATGTGATTGTTTCTGTCCATATATAGACATGTTTTGACAGCTAGCGTCCTTATCTCTCTGTGCTgtgtcctgtctgtctcacacttCGGAAACCAACAGCTCTGTAACAAGATAGCATCAGTGTGCTGGAGGAGTTTATCAATCACGGGCAACATCCGCTGGCACAAGCTGTGCAGATTCATGATTATAGGTTTTTACACTTACTGCACAGCATGGCACGCAATGATCCCTTGTGTGCTGTTTAGAGTCAGTGCACACTTGGCTTGGATGGtagatggttttattttcactttacaCCAGTTTTGCCACATGAGATTTAAGATGAAGAGTCTTTCTTACCGAACCTGAAAATGAAGTTCCACCATGCACTAAATTTTAAACAATAAACCCCAACCTAACTATTGATCTCACTCATTACAGGCCATTAACCAGACCAGAGCACAACGAATAGCCAGGCAGGGGTTCACCGTCTTTCTATTTGACACTTCAGCAGCTCTTTTCCTTGCATTTCTCACATAAATGGCCGTTCAATATCACAGTATTATTTGTTCTGTCTTCACAAATTGATGCCAACATGACATTGTAGCatcataaaactttttttatgaACTTTTTCATTCCAAGACATTACATTGCATTTCCATTACAGACAGGAAATCTATAAACAGAATGAAGGCAGTCATGGAGCAATAAAAATCTCTTCTGAAACTCATATGTTTCATGTAAGTGTATATGGAGGTCTTAATTTATCTCGAGCACAAATATGCGTGCGCCTCTTCCCGTCTCTCTCAACcaaaactcacacacatgaCAAGCTGACAACAACACACTCTACCAGACTCACACCCATCAGCCCCTCTCATTACTCAGTAcctgcgtgtctgtgtgtgtgtgttgcatcgCTGCCGGTGTCTctgcagcatgttagcatatgAAGTGTGTTGCGGCCTCGGCGTTAACATTGGCCCCTTAGCCCCCACCCCCCTACGTCCCCCCAGCGTGACAGAAGTTCCCCTGAATGGAGCCAAGCTGTTTCTATTCACCTTCAAATGAATTCTGCTCTCTTTCACCAGCAAACACCCCGTCCCTCACGtcctcacccccctccctcctcctcctcctccctgctgctcGCTCTATTCTTCTGCCTctgccttttttcctctttctttctcacccTTTCTGTGTCATTTTCACCCTGTCTCTTTGTCCCCATCAAGAAATCTAGGATCTGTCTCCGTAcatgttaaatgtcagaaaccaccaattttgaccaaatttgtGGAGACGCTGCATGTTACTATACTTTGAGGccacattttcaaacatatcaGGTGTAAAATGTTCCCATGTGAGAACAACATGCATCCTCTGTTGCGTTTTCAGGTGGGTTTCAAGAGGTTCTCATCAACACAGACATACCAAAACAATAGAAATCTCTTTTTCATCATCTTATTTTGGTTGTCAAACAACAAATCTCATGGTAAGACTCAATCATGGCTCATTAATGCTATTGATTACCATATAAAATTAGTGGTTACTGCACAAATATAGATGTTTAGCAATACCTGCACTACTGGCTGTTGTGATAAACATGAGcaatagatagatggatagcaGGTGAGTATGAGTAGCAACAGAAAGGCAGCATTATGTCTAATAGTCAATTTCACCCCGACATCGCTGGGAGGAATTGAATAGCTGTATGGCCTGGGGGACAAAAGACttcctcagtctgtctgttgagCAGGACTGAGACAATCTGCCACTGAACATACTCCTCTGACTAATGAATGTGCTGTGCAGAGGGTGGCAGGCATTGTCCATGATGGACAACAGTTTATTTAGGGTCCTTCTCTCTGCCACTGACATAAGGGAATCCAGCTCCATGCCAACCACAGAGCTAGCTCTCCTCACCAGTCTGTCCAGCCACATAGCTTCCCTCTTCTTAATACTGTCTCCACAGAACACCACAGCATAGAGGTCAACGCTGGCAACAACCGACTGGTAAAACATCAGCAGGACTTTCCTACAGAAGTTGAAGGAGCCCAGCCTACTCAGGAAATAGAGCCAGTTCTGCCCCTTCCTGTAAAGAGTGTCAGTGTTTGCTGACCAGTCCAGTCTACTGTAAAGCTGCAGCTCCAGGTACTTGTAGGTCCTGACCACCTCCACATCAACCCCCTCACTGGAGACCAGTTGCAGGTGGGACCTGGTCCTCCAGAAGTCCACCACAGTTGCAGATGGTTCGACCTGCACCATGTCACAAAGTCCTCCACCAGGCTCCTGCACTCCCCAGTCCACCATTAATACACCCCATAATCACAGCGTCATCTGAGAATTTCTGTATGTGGCATGATTCAGAGTTGTACTTGAAAATTGGCTTTTTTCCTGAAAAAGCACCATTTATTGTGGGAAAATCACTGGCTTTGTAGTGACAGAAGGccaaaataaagtgaaaacgTGTTTCAAAGTTTCCTGGTTCAGTGTGGAAGTGGTCTAAATGGGCCACAGTAGGCCACTACAAAATTTTGTTATTCAACTGTCTACAACTTCAGAAATCTCAGGCCATGTTTAAACCAATGCAAATATACTTGAAAAGACTGTTTACATGTGGTAAGATTTCCATCAACACTGGGCACACTGAAATCAAAGTCTGCAGCAACTGATCGGTTAATTTATGTTACCACAAATCTAATGTTTAGTTAATTAGTGAAACAGCTATTTTACACTGGTTCAGTTGTCAGACTACAGAAATGGGGAAATATGTTGATGACAACTCAAAACTGTCACCGGCTGTACTGACACACAACACAAATCATCACAGGCTGAATCAGACGTAACATTTCTGCTAAGTGACAACTTTATTCGGAAAAAAGACTCGAGACAGTCACAGAATAATGGCTTAATTCTCCGGCCAGACGATTGTTCATTTTTCCGGTCAGACGATTTGTCAtctgttgacatgtttactgtttcCTTGTCTGTTCTTAATTGCTTTGCATTCGACTCCTGGAAACCCCctgtctttcctcctctccttgtcAATCTCTATTTATTTCCTCCAGCActcatgacatactgtatttcacGTCTTATTCTTATTGTGTTGCtggttttgtttgtgctttgctgttttgttttcacccCGTATTGCCTCCACTTCTTGAGAGTTTCACctcttcattttctctcccctctctcgcttcatttacatttcaatCGGCTCACATTTCCACATTGACTGACTTAATGATTGAAGATGAGCGAGTCGAATGAGCTTCATTTACTAGATGACCAAACACAGGGGGTTTAAAGGTCAGCAACACTTCCCTCTCCATTACTGCAGATTAATACCTGCTGGTCACAGTTCACAGAAACTCCAGTCTGCAACTGTGGCTTCATGGTAACAAAGAAATTGAAGTTTCAGTTCCAGTTCTTGTGTGACCTCTCTGCTCTTTTTGAAACTACTTAGGTAGTCAGTCAAATTATTTCAAATgccaaaataatacatttaattccTGTCCCTAATAGAGATGCCTGTTCACCAAAGATGTGCAGTATGCGACTCATGAACCCAGGTCCAAACATTCTCTTTACCTCCATCTTTTCCCATCTGGCTCCCACCTTACcccacccaccccaccccctcTTCTCTTTCAGTAGCTAATCTTGTCCTCCTCCTTGTTTCTTTGCCACCAGCTGCTTGTCTCAGACGGGGAAATCCTTTGTCCTCAAACAAAGACTCACCATGTGCACTAATCAGGTCTGGAGCTGgacctgtctgtgtgtatgtgtctgtctctctgtgtgtgtgtttgtgtgttgatcTATGCACATGACACATACACAGGAAGTGAGTATAGCTTATCATGGAATTTATTGTGTGAGAACGACAgctagacagacagagacagacaatgAGAGACTGTCTGTGTACATCACCGCATTGCAAAATACTAAAGTTAGTCTGTTTGTGTTCGTGCTCGAAAGAGGAAATGGGTTTTTAAGCATTAGCGGTGATAGATATGATGactaaacacaaaaaagaaaagcaaaagcaaacaaGGTAACTTGGAATCAAGTTTTGAGAATCGCAGCAACCAATTATCTCACCATTAAGTTGTTTTATActccatttacacctggtattaacatgcaaaCTGTATCTGGATATTTTGTTTGGATTAGGAAAAACGCACCTtaatacaggtgtaaatgaaTGCAGAAGGTATCGTGATCGGAGTACAATCAGATCGGCATGTGGTCTGGCTCACATTGTCAGCCAATTGTAAATGCAATCTCCACAGTTTGGCTTTattctaaagaaaaaaatccaaaagttCACACAGTTCTTCCTGCAATCTACAGTTTCTCAGCAAAAAGGTATAGAGACAAGGTCTTTCTTGGCAAAGGAAGGAAGAGCCCACACACCAGCATCATTCCTTGGACCTGGGACGCACCATGATGTTTGAAGAGTCTGCCAGATCTAACTACCTAATTTGTAAATTGAGGTCAAATCACAATGCGGGGAGAATAgagataataatacatttatttatagagcaacTTTCCTTAAAAACAAGccataaaatcttaaaatctagTAAACTCACAAGCCACCAGTGAAAGGGATTGGTGTGATGTGGTCACTTTGTGTCAAAAGCCTGGCAGCAGGTTTTTGTGTAGTCTTTGGACATTTGTTGCAGTACTCAAGTCTGGATGATATAAGATTGTGTCCTCTTATCAATCACAGGACCTTTTCTAGATCTAAAAATGAGAGGAATGACCAAATCTTGATTAAATGTCTCAGTTTGACAAAGCAAGACTTCAACATAGACACTTGTGATATAGAGTGTAAATACAAAAGGCTTGTTATCAGATGTCAGATAACTAGATCACACATCCAGGtatagatcacatgttaatatcATGTAAATGGGATCACAATCACTATCATGTCAAGACGAGAGGAACTTGCGTTCAGCATATATGTTTCAATACGCAGAGATTTGTTTTTACTGCATgcacaaatgtaaataaagggCAAGTTGAAACCAACAACAGTAAAGCCgataatgtatttaaaatgtcatgtcaCCCAGATCTAGCTTATTTTGGTAACACAAACGCATCTACTGTCGCAATCAGTGGGTTTTATTCAAAAATGAAGACTGAATGTTtataatgtgtctgaatttagACAGAGTTCAGCGAAATGTGAATTATCTGTGTGAATTGTCATTAATTTGCCAAATTTGTAAGTCaatacatttcatcattttcaatGCTGAAAACAAATTAGTTGATTTTCAGATTTTGTTCAAAgcttgttttctgtgtgcaggTGAATCTGTTTGTTAGTAATCAAGAGTTGAACCGCTTCAAATTTTGATCATAGAGGTGTTAAACCAGTGTGCACAATGCAAAAGTGACACAAAATGCAACAGTGAAAAAGGCAAAACAATGCAATGTGAAGGCAAAACAGCATGAAGTCAAACAGCAGAAAGGCCATGTGGCATGAAGATTTCGAAGGCTTTCGGCTGCAGCAGAGTCTTTAGATTAGCAGAGACAAAACAGGAGGAGATGCCAGGCTCCTGCTCACAGATAACAACCACATGCTTCCTTCTCTTATCACACTGATTCTATCTGCACGGGGGCAAGAACACTCTccagagcaacacacacacacactcacaggtgAACAGCACGCAATGCCCGTGACAACTTATTCTGTACGTGCTGTTCTCATAGAAACACTGTCCTCATGTTTTTAGCACTTAAGGGACTGCTTGGGGTTTTTTGGAAGTCTGAAGCTGCCAGTGTGGATTGAAGCAGGTTTTTATGCAGATGAACATTATGCCAATATTCTTTAGAGCCCAAAATGTGAGGAAGGAAACTCATTTAGCCTGCTGGACACTTCAAGAGAACCATATTTGTTTGTGGAATTGTCATTTTAGACAGACAGTTCAGTTACCATTAAACACATCATGTTTatcatgtaaaatataaatggcCTAACCTGAcatgccagatggtttgttatgCAGAggcatctgaga is drawn from Thunnus thynnus chromosome 5, fThuThy2.1, whole genome shotgun sequence and contains these coding sequences:
- the dusp6 gene encoding dual specificity protein phosphatase 6, with the translated sequence MLDKLKPVVQLDSVMAISKTVGWLREQLETRRDGLLVMDCRAQELYESSHVETAINVAIPSLMLRRLKKGNLPVRSLLSDGEDRERFVRRCKTDTIVLYDEYSREWNENVDGGSVLGLLLRRMKDEGYRAYYLEGGFSKFQAEHPALCDTNLDGSSNSSSPTAQVLGLGGLRISSDSSDIESDIDRDPSSATDSDGSPLSNPQPSFPVEILPHLYLGCAKDSTNLDVLEEYGIKYILNVTPNLPNLFENAGEFKYKQIPISDHWSQNLSQFFPEAISFIDEARGQKCGVLVHCLAGISRSVTVTVAYLMQKLNLSMNDAYDIVKMKKSNISPNFNFMGQLLDFERTLGLKSPCDNRMAAPSQQLYFTTPTNHNVFQLDPLEST